A single genomic interval of Oreochromis aureus strain Israel breed Guangdong linkage group 12, ZZ_aureus, whole genome shotgun sequence harbors:
- the LOC120442944 gene encoding uncharacterized protein C22orf15 yields MFVTVLFGEGRMEMFNLNCKLINFLHHLKERAGVDSKDCVDLMDSSGKVMNLAAKQHSLALASSVLVARQYYVLLRVCRDHEAGGQKYVSLQNNNSQSHPELTELLRRLTDKEPDRKTRKRRTPQSKNISANSKSH; encoded by the exons ATGTTTGTGACTGTCTTGTTTGGAG AGGGCAGGATGGAAATGTTCAATCTCAACTGTAAGCTGATAAACTTCCTCCATCATTTGAAAGAGAGGGCCGGTGTGGACTCCAAAG ATTGTGTGGACCTGATGGACAGCAGTGGTAAAGTGATGAACCTGGCAGCTAAGCAGCACAGTTTGGCTCTGGCCAGCAGTGTGCTGGTAGCCAGACAGTACTACGTCCTCCTGCGAGTCTGCC GAGATCATGAGGCTGGAGGTCAGAAATATGTCTCCCTTCAGAACAACAACAGTCAAAGTCATCCTGAATTAACAG AACTGCTGAGGAGGCTGACTGACAAAGAGCCAGACAGAAAGACTAGAAAGAGACGGACGCCTCAGAGCAAAAACATCTCTGCAAACAGCAAGAGCCACTAA